One Ignavibacteriales bacterium DNA segment encodes these proteins:
- a CDS encoding response regulator produces the protein MPYHNYRILVAEDNYINQKLIRKLLNKKGYDTLIVDDGKKAVDLYDQNNYDVILMDIQMPVMDGYQATAYIREKEKLTGDHIPIIGITAFAMESDRQRCFRIGMDDYLSKPFNRDDFYDVIEKHLNLSETTSH, from the coding sequence ATTCCATATCACAATTACAGGATACTGGTCGCAGAAGATAACTACATTAACCAGAAGCTGATAAGGAAACTGCTTAATAAAAAAGGGTACGATACCCTGATCGTCGATGATGGTAAGAAAGCAGTGGACCTCTATGACCAGAATAACTACGATGTGATCCTGATGGACATACAAATGCCGGTCATGGATGGATACCAGGCAACGGCATATATCAGGGAGAAAGAAAAACTAACAGGAGATCATATACCGATCATCGGTATAACTGCTTTTGCCATGGAGAGTGACAGGCAGAGATGTTTTAGGATCGGTATGGATGATTATCTTTCAAAGCCGTTTAACAGGGATGATTTTTACGATGTGATAGAAAAGCATTTAAACTTATCCGAAACGACTTCCCATTAA
- a CDS encoding class D beta-lactamase, translating to MKKILLILTGLLFMSCGKVDNKSYQTDFSQYFGEFSGAFVLYDYNNKYYIRHNEEQCNIQYSPCSTFKVPNSLIGLETGVIPDENYIIKWDSVKRSREELNRDHDLKSAIKYSVVWYYQELARRVGEEKMKYYIDILHYGNMDISGGIDKFWLDNTLKISANEQVGFLDKLYTDSLPFSKRNMDIVKKIIIQDTLENGAIFSGKTGSNGSDLGWFVGSVQLGSNLYVFATNIVGQGADGMKARKISLEIIKSMKIL from the coding sequence ATGAAAAAAATCTTATTAATACTAACAGGGCTCTTATTTATGTCCTGCGGTAAAGTTGATAATAAAAGCTATCAAACCGACTTTAGCCAGTACTTTGGCGAGTTTTCGGGGGCATTTGTCTTATACGATTACAATAATAAATATTATATCAGGCATAACGAGGAGCAGTGTAATATACAGTATTCACCCTGTTCGACCTTTAAGGTACCGAATTCACTTATAGGGCTGGAAACGGGAGTGATACCGGATGAGAACTACATTATCAAATGGGATAGCGTGAAAAGGTCCAGGGAAGAACTGAACAGAGATCATGACCTGAAGTCAGCGATCAAATATTCAGTCGTATGGTACTACCAGGAGTTAGCCAGAAGAGTCGGCGAAGAAAAAATGAAATATTACATAGATATATTGCATTACGGGAACATGGATATTTCAGGCGGGATAGACAAATTCTGGCTGGATAATACGCTCAAGATATCCGCCAATGAACAGGTTGGTTTCTTGGATAAGCTATATACCGACTCGCTTCCTTTCTCAAAAAGGAATATGGATATTGTTAAAAAAATAATTATACAGGATACCCTGGAAAACGGTGCAATCTTTAGCGGAAAGACAGGGAGTAACGGCTCAGACCTAGGATGGTTTGTGGGGTCGGTGCAGTTAGGGTCTAATCTTTATGTTTTTGCAACGAATATCGTTGGTCAAGGAGCAGACGGAATGAAGGCTCGTAAAATTTCGCTTGAAATAATTAAAAGCATGAAAATTTTATAA
- a CDS encoding YjbQ family protein: MTKFIQKEFKLKPYSRGFHIITGEVVREIPELKDIRTGMCHVFIKHTSASLTINENADPTVRKDFESYFNRCVPEDEPYYLHNYEGSDDMPAHIKSSMMGNSVTVPVTKGELNLGTWQGIYLCEHRDNGGARKIVVTIWGD; this comes from the coding sequence ATGACCAAATTCATTCAGAAAGAGTTTAAATTAAAGCCATATTCGCGTGGATTTCATATAATTACGGGCGAGGTAGTAAGGGAGATCCCCGAGCTTAAAGACATACGAACGGGGATGTGTCATGTTTTTATCAAACATACAAGCGCCTCATTAACCATTAATGAAAACGCCGATCCGACGGTAAGAAAGGATTTCGAGTCATATTTTAACAGGTGCGTCCCGGAAGACGAGCCCTACTATCTCCATAATTATGAAGGTTCGGATGACATGCCTGCTCACATAAAAAGTTCGATGATGGGAAACTCTGTTACAGTCCCGGTCACAAAGGGCGAACTCAACCTGGGCACGTGGCAGGGAATATACCTTTGCGAGCACAGGGACAATGGCGGAGCAAGAAAAATCGTTGTTACTATCTGGGGAGATTAG
- a CDS encoding dehydrogenase codes for MKPEKQTGLDIADAQDFDVSIKYDRKVITDEELITLYLTILKPRMIEEKMLLLLRKGRISKWFSGIGQEAIAVGVTNALEDDEYILPMHRNLGVFTTRNMPLDKLFMQLQGKHGGFSKGRERSFHFGSNEHHIVGMISHLGPQLTIADGIALACKLKKESKVTAVFTGEGGTSEGDFHEALNVASVWDLPVIFIIENNGYGLSTTIKEQYRCESLIDRAAGYGMEGFQIDGNDIVRVYKTVSTLAESIRANPRPVLLECMTFRMRGHEEASGTKYVPQELFTMWEKKDPVRNYETYLLKEGIITTEFVEETRTQFAEEINDAIEKALSAENPKPDTETEESSVYMSYDQEVVSPESDKTREMRFVDAVSDGLRIALRRYDNLVVLGQDIAEYGGVFKVTEGFYEEFGKERIRNTPICESAIIGTSLGLSIKKMKSVVEMQFADFVTSGFNQVVNNLAKIFYRWEQNADVVIRMPTGAGVGAGPFHSQSNEAWFFHTPGLKVVYPSTPYDAKGLLLAAIEDPNPVMFFEHKFLYRKLKDQVPEDYYTVEIGKARIVREGNDITIITYGQGVYWAMDILNENQDIDAEVIDLRTLLPLDKETIFSSVKKTGKVLILHEDCITGGIGSEIAALISEKCFEYLDAPVFRAGGLDTPVPFAAELEQNFFPLDRARKLLRELYDY; via the coding sequence ATGAAGCCTGAAAAACAAACAGGATTGGATATTGCAGATGCGCAGGACTTTGATGTTAGCATTAAATATGACAGAAAGGTAATAACAGACGAAGAGCTGATAACACTTTATCTTACTATCCTAAAGCCCCGGATGATAGAGGAGAAGATGCTCCTCTTGCTGAGAAAAGGCAGGATAAGTAAATGGTTTTCGGGTATCGGACAGGAGGCTATAGCGGTCGGTGTTACTAATGCACTCGAAGATGATGAATATATTCTTCCCATGCACCGCAACCTCGGTGTATTCACAACACGTAACATGCCTCTAGATAAACTTTTCATGCAGTTACAGGGAAAGCACGGCGGGTTTTCCAAAGGCAGGGAAAGATCGTTCCATTTCGGTTCTAACGAACATCATATTGTCGGAATGATCTCTCACCTCGGTCCCCAGCTGACTATTGCCGATGGTATTGCGCTCGCATGCAAACTCAAAAAAGAAAGTAAAGTTACGGCTGTCTTTACCGGTGAGGGCGGAACAAGCGAAGGCGATTTCCACGAAGCACTAAACGTCGCGTCCGTATGGGATCTTCCCGTCATCTTCATAATAGAAAATAATGGCTACGGACTTTCCACCACTATAAAAGAACAGTATAGGTGTGAGAGTCTCATAGATAGAGCCGCCGGCTATGGGATGGAAGGTTTTCAGATAGACGGCAATGATATAGTAAGAGTTTACAAAACAGTCAGCACACTTGCCGAGTCCATCCGCGCAAACCCGCGCCCGGTGCTCCTTGAGTGCATGACATTCCGTATGCGCGGGCACGAGGAGGCTTCCGGTACAAAATATGTCCCGCAGGAGCTCTTCACCATGTGGGAAAAGAAAGACCCCGTCAGAAATTACGAGACCTACCTCCTAAAAGAAGGCATTATCACCACCGAGTTCGTCGAGGAGACCAGGACCCAATTTGCCGAAGAGATAAACGATGCGATCGAGAAAGCATTATCTGCTGAGAACCCGAAGCCGGATACGGAGACAGAAGAAAGCAGTGTATATATGTCATACGATCAGGAAGTCGTAAGTCCTGAAAGTGACAAAACGCGGGAGATGAGGTTTGTGGATGCAGTGTCCGACGGACTCAGGATCGCGCTCAGGAGATATGATAACTTAGTGGTGCTGGGACAGGATATTGCGGAGTATGGAGGAGTATTTAAGGTGACGGAAGGATTTTATGAGGAGTTTGGGAAGGAGCGGATAAGGAACACGCCAATATGCGAGTCGGCGATCATTGGAACGTCGCTGGGACTCTCGATAAAAAAGATGAAATCGGTCGTGGAGATGCAGTTTGCGGATTTTGTTACGTCGGGATTTAACCAGGTTGTAAATAATTTAGCAAAGATATTCTACCGGTGGGAGCAAAACGCCGATGTGGTAATAAGGATGCCAACCGGTGCGGGAGTAGGAGCGGGACCGTTTCACTCACAATCGAACGAGGCATGGTTCTTTCACACGCCCGGCTTAAAAGTGGTTTATCCCTCAACGCCTTACGACGCGAAGGGTTTACTTCTAGCAGCTATAGAAGACCCAAACCCAGTAATGTTCTTTGAACACAAATTTCTGTACAGAAAACTCAAAGACCAGGTGCCGGAGGATTATTATACGGTGGAGATAGGTAAGGCGAGGATAGTGAGGGAAGGCAACGACATAACTATTATTACATACGGTCAGGGAGTCTATTGGGCTATGGATATATTGAATGAAAACCAGGATATAGACGCAGAAGTGATAGATCTCAGGACACTATTACCGCTGGATAAGGAGACTATATTTTCATCGGTAAAAAAGACCGGGAAGGTATTGATTTTACATGAAGATTGTATCACAGGGGGAATTGGCTCGGAAATTGCTGCATTGATATCCGAAAAGTGTTTTGAATACCTGGATGCGCCTGTATTCAGGGCCGGAGGACTTGATACACCGGTACCATTTGCAGCAGAACTGGAGCAGAACTTTTTCCCACTGGATAGGGCGAGGAAGTTATTGCGTGAACTGTATGATTATTAA
- a CDS encoding ferritin: MLFSDKIQEELNKQINREFYSEYTYLSMTAYFESINLDGFANFFYVQAQEEHFHAMKMFNFVHRMGGVVTLTSLDGPPVQFDSILDAFQKALKQEEFIKQSIDNLVNLAKSESNHAVETFLQWYVDEQVEEIDLFNKRIANLELINGEGHGLLMMDNEFAQRKAGPEITSGQMK; this comes from the coding sequence ATGCTTTTTTCCGATAAGATTCAGGAAGAACTGAATAAACAAATAAACAGAGAGTTCTATTCGGAATACACATACCTTTCGATGACTGCGTATTTTGAGTCTATCAACCTCGACGGCTTCGCTAACTTCTTTTATGTACAGGCGCAGGAGGAACACTTCCACGCGATGAAGATGTTTAATTTCGTCCATAGAATGGGAGGAGTAGTAACTCTTACCTCCCTCGATGGTCCGCCCGTCCAGTTCGATTCAATACTCGACGCATTCCAAAAAGCGCTCAAGCAGGAAGAGTTCATAAAACAATCAATTGATAATTTAGTAAACCTTGCTAAATCAGAAAGCAATCACGCTGTAGAGACCTTCCTTCAATGGTATGTAGATGAGCAGGTAGAGGAGATCGACCTCTTTAATAAGCGGATTGCTAACCTTGAGCTTATCAATGGTGAAGGACACGGATTACTAATGATGGACAATGAATTTGCGCAGAGAAAAGCCGGTCCCGAAATTACTTCCGGACAAATGAAATAG